Within the Oncorhynchus kisutch isolate 150728-3 linkage group LG13, Okis_V2, whole genome shotgun sequence genome, the region taaccCTCTCCTTCTTGCATAGCATTCAGGTAGTAAAGATATTGTATTTGTGAGCTTATGAATATAGTTACGGTGTATTTTGCATTAATTGTAATGATCCAATGTTTGCACTGTATATTATCAGATTAATCTATATAGATCGCAAAAAAGCATTCACACTGCTAGTCGTTTACTATCTAAGTCAAATTGCACTTTTATTCCTTTGGAAATATATATATGGCTGAACAGTGGAGCTTAATTTGAGGCTGAAACCAATTTTCTCATTCAGTTGTTTACCCAAAAAGGGGTTGTAAAACCTCTTTCTGTGGTAGTTATCTGATGAAGGAACATACATGGTAATCATCTCAACAACCTCACTGGAGCTAccagtctctctacctccttttTTGTACAGGGGCTTCCAACCCAGTAGAAGCAAAATCTGTAAAGAAATGATTAGATGAGTTGAGGTACTGTATCAGGCGAAGCAGTCTCTTTCTGCAACATTAGAATGATATTGTCAGTGCGAGGTGAATGTTTTCTCGATGGAACTCAAATAACTGATCAAATGGAAGTGTGTCATTAAAATAGTCCATTTCTAATTTAAGGGCCAACCTTCACCTGCTAACATGTATTCTCACTCGCTTTCATTGCCAAATTGGATTATATTGCTGACATGTTAACACATGTATAAACCATACATTTACACCTATGAAATGATGTATAAAGTATCGATATTTTACTGATAATTATTATTGCTTACAAATGCTTTATTTTGGGGATTGGTGGGGATGTAGTTAACAGTTGTGTTTGTTTTGTAGTTTCTCAGTTTCCCATTTTTCATTTCTAAAAATAAATGTACCCTACCTTTTAATATTTTTGGGGAAGATGACATATTTAAGAAAACATGAGATGATTTAACATCAGTCAGAGGGGGAGTGTAGTGGAGGTGTACACTTCTATACCTTTTGTATGTTTCATCATATCAAAATAATCTAAATGAATTGGATTTGATTATTGTATTCTACAGAAATATATTTTAAAGATGGTAGTTGCTGTGTGCTGATATAAAAGGAATAAAACGTTGATTTTCAAGTCCAATATTGCCTTGGGAGGGTTACATCAGTTTTATAACAAGCTGCTGATATGAGAATCTCCTCCACacgtttgatttgattaaagAGGCAATCTGCCGTTGGCGCATAGATTTTTGGACTTAAGTGTATATCATTCATgtttgagtgtacaaaacattaagaataccttcctaatattgagttgcagcccATTCTTCATACAGACGGGAAATTGTTGAGCGTGaataacccagcagcgttgcagttcttgacacaaatcctACTGTACTACCagtacggcagggtagcctagtggttagagcgttggactagtaacctgaaggttgagagttcaaacccccgagctgacaaggtacaaatctgtcgttctgcccctgaacaggcagttaacccactgttcccaggccgtcattgaaaataagaatttgttcttaactgacttgcctggttaaataaaggtaaataaaaaaataccccattcaaaggcatcTTCTGTATGGCCCATTCACCCTTcgaatggcacacagacacaatccatgtctcatgccttaacctgtctcctcccattcatctacactgattgaagtggatttaacaagtgacatcaataagggtccatagactgacaaggtgaaagctatgtcatggaaagagcaggtgttcctaatgttttgtacactcggtgtatacaCATTGATTCGTGAAGAATATATAGAAAcatctcatgagcttagttcaacggTCGTACCCAATCAAAGCCcaaaatatgcacattttacTCCATTCTTTGAACAATGTAATTTTTTAAAAACGATTTCCTCAAAATATGGTTAAAACTACCTCAGGTGTTTAGCAAAACATGTGACAGGGTCTCcggtttgttattttgtttgaacTGGAGAAAAGAAAAACCATGAAACGAAACAATCAAAATTGGTGGACAGAGAACGGAATTTTATTGATGTACGTCAGACGATTACAGTACAGAAAATACCATTAGAGTTCGAGCATGTCACTGATTCACGTGGGAATGACGAGGAAAATGGAGGGACAACTCCAACATGTTGGAAACTAAAGCAGAACAACGGTTGAAGTATAGTTTACTGTACAATATTGTGAATctgaagtttttttttttgcatcgTTGTAGTTGGATTATAATTTGCCCACTGTCTTCTCAACAACAGAAAAAATAGGAATTACAACAAAAGAAAGTAGATTTGTTCTCTGAATAACAAAATTAACATTTAAAATAGTGTTTACCATATTAATGTTAGTGCACATAACATACAGAGGCCGGGACCTCGTTAAACTTAATATGACACTGGCTAAAGCGCCTTGAAATCCGTCACGTAACACATCGAAAAACATGGCCGTGTCCTAAATGACTCTTAACTGGCTTCCTTATGTCTTTACCTTTCCATTGTAACCACTAATAGGCGAAACGCCTGGACCGCATCATATTACATTCAATCAACCGTCAAGGTTTTTCAGATCTGTGTTCACGAAGGAAAGGAAGCGGGTTAAGACAAATGGGACGTGAACCGGATCCCTCTGTAGTAGCATCCTGCTCTTAAAATGGCGGGCAGGTATGTCATCATGGCACAGGTGACGATCCTTTCAGAGTATAATATATTGAGACGGCTTTCTTCCGATTCTTTCGTTTACATGGATCTGGGCTTAAGAAAAAGTCACTGCTTCGTTGAAAAAAAGGAAGCAAACCATTTCAACCGGAACTAGTCGGTGCTGGACACACATACAAGTGTGTGAATTCATACAGGTATACACAGAGCAGTGATATGAGACAGCAAAAAACTGCCATTTATATGGCTCTAGAAACTGAGTGTAATGACCGGGCATTGCTATTGAGAAAGTCTTTCCAACATATGCTAAACCACATGGGCTTTGCTATTGAGAGAGTTTCCAACATATTAGTTAACCACATGGGCACCTTGGCTTGGACAGACGTTTTGGAATGTTGTTCACCTCATCATAAAAAATGATCATCAGAGGTGTGAAATACTATTGTGCGATTTAATTGGATCGTCATGACGTTTCATATGCAATCGGAAACCGTGTCTGTAGTACATTATACTGCCCCAATTCACAAGACATGGTTAGGTGAGTGTCCGGCTTTGTAAAGTAGGTGTTTTCGGTCCTGTTAAAGCAGCAAGGTAGAGTCAGATTACTGCTGCCAAAAGAAGAGATGGGACGGGTCATTCCTAAACCGTACTGTAGCCATCACATTAGTTAGGTTACCTCCGGTCTTTCGGATAAAACTCTTTGGCCCGAGAGTTTCCTTAAGCGAGGATGGAGACCTCGTTCTTGCCGGGAACGCTCCATTTCCAAAACGCATGGACAACAGACGTTAGTCACGCAGTTTACCTATGATTTGACTTCTGGGTGAACAGAGATGCACCTGACTCAGACCTTTACACACTGTGCTTAGTTATGTCAACATCTACAAAGACGACATTGAAATTCTAaacagtaaaaaaacaaaacaattaatgTACAGAGCACTTCTTCCTTTTTTGTTTTAGAACTATACAAGATTAAAAATGACCAATAATTAGTTAAACATATTTATAGGACAACAGTTTATGTAATATTACTATAAAGAACAAACAAGATTTTGTTTTTAGATTCTGAATGCAGTGTCCCCTTTTGGAATGCTGTAAAGATATGTTATGCAGAAGATGCTCGTATAAGTAGTTTCCTTTGTTTAAGCAGTGAATATATATTCCTAAAATGAAAACGGTAAACTATTGCCGGTAACTGCTGCGCAATCCTTGCAAGTCGGGTTCAAGGCTGCCAAAGCATTTAGGTTTGTTAAAGTTCTCCGCATATCAGTCAGCCACATATCCTGCTGATAAGCTATACTCAGCAGTAGCGATACATAACCACTAGGTGTCGTTGCTGTAGTGAATGTTCACTATGGCCCTGCGAAGGACCTATAGAGTTCTATAGCACTCTGCAATCCTCTCACTTCAAAGACCCCATTTTGCTGAAGAGAATTCTGAGCCCCGGCCTACAGTGTAAATGACAACCCACTAGATTTATCAGTCATTCTCCATCTTGGTTTCACACACCACAAAGGATGACACGTGACACAGTCAAGTCTCATCAAAGCTGAATTGAAGAAGTGACTGAGGGTGGCTGGGCCAGTGGAGTGgcttgagagagaggaagatgtgtAAAGGACGAACTTTGTTCTGTGgcaatctctccccctccccggAAACGAAATACTGCATTGTCTCAGGTGTTATTTAGCTAGTGTTCATAAGTTCTCCTGTGCATATACTGTAGTagacccagccccccccccccccctctctgtaggGGCTTACGGGGGCCCCTctttgggggaggaggggggctgggactgggaggcGCTGCCCCCGGAGCTTTTCAGGGAGCCCAGGGTCTTGCTGAACCAGGAGTTTTTGGCCGCTTGGATCTCGTTCATCAGGATGCCCCTTTGGTGCTCCAACTCCTGAGGATGGACAGAATAAAGGAATAAAACGGTCAGCATATTACTCATGAATAATCATCACAGCAAGCCTGAATATTAGTCATCACAGCAGGCATGAGTCAGCCACCATAATACATCATGAATAGTCAAAAGGGATAGAAAATAGAGCACGCATATCCAATGGCTTCGGACCAACTGTCAGAAGGCGTGTATATATACTACTTTATTGTACTACAGagtcgttccacctcaaaaaagcacaagaaagaggaCTTCGACACCCAGATTGTCCTGAACTCGTTTCTCTAGTTAGAAACAGGTGAGATaagcattcctgaaacattattcCGTTGAAATATAATCTGatctctgtcagacagagaagATAATATGAATCctacaaataaaatgtaaaaaaaattgccaatttgggtgcaatcaattagcttaatttctcagagatcaaattatttCGCAACACAATAACGCTTCGGGAATGCTTATCTCATCGgtttttctaactacagaaacgatttcagaacaatctgagaagTGGTGGGTGTCATGACTTGCTGGAAGGACACGGAATGACCCTGCATTGAGTGAGATACCGCAGTGCTGCTGCCTGCATAGAATCTGACCTGCATCTTGCACTTGGCCTCCACTAGCTGTAGTTTGGTCTGGGCCAGCTCTAGCTCCAGTTCTCTGAGCTGGGACTTCAGGGAGTCCTTCTCCTCATCCAGCTCACTGTCCCTGTTGTCTCTGCTGGGAGGGGGTATCTGCAGAGGACCTTCTTTACTGAACACCTCCCTGCAGCGCTCACACGCCATCACCTTACtctgtaggaagagaggaggagcacGTACCGGAAGCAAAACGTACAGTTACGCATTGTTGTCATAATGCCTACCGCTGTTTGTCATATCacaatcatttatttttatttcaactttatttatttatttcccccaCCCCCAGGAAGCCCATTGTTAAGGTCAGAGACATGACCAAGGCAGCAGCTCAATAAAACCATCGATCACAAAAGCACAGCACACCAATAACACAGATAACGGCATAgcttcaagttttaatgtcacatgcacaagtacagtgaaatgcctttcttgacagctctaaccccaacaacgcagtcatcaataacaatgtaataaaaaaaaattaaaaaaggtaCAACAAAAACACAGGAGATATACAACTAAAATATTAGAAATAATATGGTGTCACATAACACATACTGTGTGCATCATTGCCCTGCATCATTACTACCTTGATGATGTCCAGCTCCTCCTTGGTGGCAGCGTGCTGCTTCTCCAGCCGGGTGCTGAGCTGAGAACAGATCTggggacacacacaggaggacaACCTTTACTGCAGggttattcaactcttaccctacaaggtctggagcctgctgcttttctgttctacctgataatgaacagtccttgattagaggggaacacTTTTTTAAAACTGTGGAACTAACTGACTTTGAGGGCTTTACTTGTTGTCTACAAAGCATTTACACATTCACTGGACACCTTCATTGACCTTTGAGATACACCAGAACACCATCAAATACAGAAGATTTTTTATCTCAATTAAGATTGAATGGGACTTTTGGGACACTGTAGGATTAGGATTCATTGTATTGTATCTGGGTCGAAAAAAGTGAAGGCGACGCGGTTAGAATGACGGCTACACGCGACGCTCGCCTCTCCGGCGTGACTCCGGATCctacctgtttgtattcagcGATGATGACCGTGGTCTTCTTGATCTCCGACTCAGCTTTCTCCAGCTCTCTCCTGAACACCTCTTTGATCTGGACAGACAGGGCAAGAAGGCACTTTGCTACTTTACGTTCTGCAGACACCGGACACTGACTTTGGGAGACAATGTGACATAAACCAAGACAAACGAGAGTAACCTTTGCGTGAAGTGCCTCTTATCGTTTATACCTCAGGAAAATGGTAACGACGGTATCGTAACTGATTTAATGTCTATGCGAAAGAGCATGTCGATTTATAGCTGTAGAAGAAGAAAGAAAATCAACCgtaacattgatcatccttaataCCACAATTAAGACCTCGGAGAAGGAAAAAGGCCTGCAGGTTTCACAGGAAGCCTCCACAGCCCTCCAGCAGTGGTCACCGAGCGATGGCGCTGGGGAGCTGCAGGGTTTTTAAACACACCAAATACAGCCAAATGGTTGTCCTGATGAGTAGCGCTGAAGCTGGAACAACAGTCTGTACACTTGGTGGCTTATCAAGGGTTGCAAAATTTACGGGAACCTTAGTAATTTAATTGTATTAAATTCTCGATCTTCGTTTAGCCCGGATCTGTTTCTGCTACAGCCAAAGTTACTTTGTCATCATGAAAATATGACCATGCTGTTGTGATACCGCTGGCTTAAACAGAGACAGATCTGGCAACCCGTGTGCTATATTACCTGTGCGGTTTCCTCCGCctgcctcctcttctcctcctcagtctccacCAGGCGCTGTTTGGTGCAGAGCAGCTCCTTGTTCAGCACGTCTGCCTTGTCCTCCACCTGGTCCAGGTCGGTCCGCAGGGCGATCTTACTGGTGACCAGTTCGTGGGCCAGGTCATCGTTCTCCTGCTCCAG harbors:
- the LOC109902324 gene encoding rab GTPase-activating protein 1-like isoform X4 encodes the protein MMEEISITVAYDAHVINQIYEEDILVSLVAHSKPRKPVVPTKKLKKFEKEYQTLRDSQLQQEDPVDRYQRENRRLQEASMRLEQENDDLAHELVTSKIALRTDLDQVEDKADVLNKELLCTKQRLVETEEEKRRQAEETAQIKEVFRRELEKAESEIKKTTVIIAEYKQICSQLSTRLEKQHAATKEELDIIKSKVMACERCREVFSKEGPLQIPPPSRDNRDSELDEEKDSLKSQLRELELELAQTKLQLVEAKCKMQELEHQRGILMNEIQAAKNSWFSKTLGSLKSSGGSASQSQPPSSPKEGPP
- the LOC109902324 gene encoding rab GTPase-activating protein 1-like isoform X3 translates to MFLPGVTDPDTNLSPATSTLSDCTLESPCTLATLAPERDPPSPSRSPPSSPSISPTTPPSPSVMTPAVRKGSWGAEEGGSAEEKAGETDSVCKVMGLLGMGHRLFVPRLLATSKEDLLQADFEGALKFFRVQLPKRYRAAENARRLMEQACSIKVPTKKLKKFEKEYQTLRDSQLQQEDPVDRYQRENRRLQEASMRLEQENDDLAHELVTSKIALRTDLDQVEDKADVLNKELLCTKQRLVETEEEKRRQAEETAQIKEVFRRELEKAESEIKKTTVIIAEYKQICSQLSTRLEKQHAATKEELDIIKSKVMACERCREVFSKEGPLQIPPPSRDNRDSELDEEKDSLKSQLRELELELAQTKLQLVEAKCKMQELEHQRGILMNEIQAAKNSWFSKTLGSLKSSGGSASQSQPPSSPKEGPP